A single region of the Sulfitobacter geojensis genome encodes:
- a CDS encoding type II toxin-antitoxin system RatA family toxin, which produces MPTHTETKELPYTAQQMYDLVADVKSYPEFLPWTAAARIRSDEDKGDHRVMDADLVISFKVFRERFTSRVVLWPDAHKIDTEYLDGPFKYMKSNWAFEDAAGGCKVHFHVDFEFKNAILQGIIGIVFNEAMQRVVRAFEARAKALYGPAA; this is translated from the coding sequence ATGCCAACCCATACCGAGACCAAAGAACTGCCCTATACGGCGCAGCAGATGTACGACCTTGTGGCGGACGTGAAATCCTACCCCGAGTTTCTGCCATGGACAGCCGCTGCGCGGATCCGCAGCGACGAGGACAAGGGCGACCACCGCGTCATGGACGCTGATCTGGTGATCAGCTTCAAGGTGTTCCGCGAAAGGTTCACCAGCCGCGTTGTGCTGTGGCCCGACGCGCATAAAATCGACACCGAATATCTGGACGGTCCTTTCAAATACATGAAAAGCAACTGGGCGTTCGAGGACGCGGCGGGCGGGTGCAAAGTGCATTTCCACGTCGATTTCGAATTCAAGAATGCTATTTTGCAGGGCATCATAGGTATTGTGTTCAATGAGGCGATGCAGCGGGTTGTGCGCGCCTTTGAGGCCCGCGCCAAAGCCCTGTACGGTCCGGCAGCGTGA
- a CDS encoding sigma-54-dependent transcriptional regulator codes for MDGTVLVADDDRTIRTVLTQALTRAGCKVHATSSLTTLMRWVAEGRGDAVITDVAMPDGNGLEMLPKISADRPDLPVIVISAQNTIMTAIKAAEAEAFDYLPKPFDLPDLMKRTARALDRKSSISKPVEAPTDGDRDDLPLVGRTPVMQALYRLVARVMNTDLPVLIWGESGSGKSLIGKAIHDFSDRRTLPFVTVTAADLQDIEGPARVLARVRGGTLLIDEIADISLESQARIARMMDVPGDYSPRFLATSQSDLAEAMKQGSLRRDLYYRLSGATVHVPALRDRVEDIDLLAAHFLERADPGNSAGRTLSEGAMKVFANYSWPGNVRQLEHAMRQLALTSHAPEISLEEARQVLGAQPTTEPVYAQVNTERLGASVERHLRRYFDQHGAMLPPPGLYARILREIEAPLIEIALAATSGNQAKCADLLGINRNTLRKKITDLDIEVTRGRKMM; via the coding sequence ATGGATGGCACCGTTCTGGTCGCAGATGACGACCGCACAATCCGCACTGTCCTGACGCAGGCACTGACCCGTGCCGGTTGCAAGGTTCATGCGACCTCAAGCCTGACGACGCTGATGCGCTGGGTGGCCGAAGGGCGCGGCGATGCGGTGATCACCGATGTGGCAATGCCGGACGGTAATGGATTGGAAATGCTGCCCAAGATTTCGGCGGACCGCCCCGATTTGCCGGTGATCGTGATCTCGGCGCAAAATACGATCATGACGGCAATCAAGGCAGCCGAGGCCGAAGCCTTTGATTACCTGCCTAAACCATTCGACCTGCCGGACCTGATGAAACGCACCGCGCGGGCACTTGATCGCAAAAGCAGCATTAGCAAACCTGTTGAGGCGCCAACCGACGGCGATCGAGATGATTTGCCGCTGGTCGGGCGCACGCCGGTGATGCAAGCGCTTTACCGTCTGGTCGCGCGGGTGATGAACACCGATTTGCCCGTGCTGATCTGGGGGGAAAGCGGGTCGGGGAAATCCCTTATCGGCAAGGCAATCCACGACTTTTCGGACCGGCGCACCTTGCCCTTCGTTACGGTCACCGCTGCCGATTTGCAGGACATCGAAGGGCCGGCGCGTGTGTTGGCCCGTGTGCGCGGTGGCACCTTGTTGATTGACGAAATCGCGGACATCTCGCTTGAATCCCAAGCCCGCATTGCGCGGATGATGGATGTGCCCGGCGATTACAGCCCGCGGTTTCTGGCGACCAGCCAATCCGACCTTGCCGAAGCAATGAAACAGGGCAGCCTGCGCCGCGATCTGTATTATCGCCTGTCCGGCGCTACCGTTCATGTGCCTGCGCTGCGCGACCGTGTGGAGGATATCGATCTTTTGGCCGCGCATTTCCTCGAACGCGCTGATCCTGGCAACAGCGCAGGGCGCACCCTGTCCGAAGGAGCGATGAAGGTTTTTGCGAATTATTCCTGGCCGGGAAATGTGCGCCAGTTGGAGCACGCGATGCGCCAGCTGGCACTGACCAGCCATGCGCCTGAAATCTCTCTGGAAGAGGCGCGTCAGGTATTGGGCGCGCAACCGACCACGGAACCGGTCTATGCGCAGGTCAACACCGAACGGCTGGGGGCAAGCGTGGAGCGTCACTTGCGCCGTTACTTTGACCAGCACGGCGCGATGCTGCCGCCACCGGGGCTTTATGCGCGGATCCTGCGCGAGATTGAGGCCCCTCTGATTGAAATTGCCCTCGCGGCGACCTCCGGGAATCAGGCTAAATGTGCTGATCTGTTAGGCATTAACCGCAATACCTTGCGCAAAAAGATCACCGATCTTGATATAGAGGTGACAAGGGGTCGCAAGATGATGTAA
- a CDS encoding sensor histidine kinase NtrY-like, which yields MATRSHKFSLERLGRLRRLKRVRNLSTLGLVVLGPVLAMATYLALGPLGQGANTLSLRLVLLTDLVYVLLVAALVLSQVARLIAARRAKSAGSRLHLRLTGVFALMALIPTVTVAVFAGLTVNVGLEGWFSDRVRGVVGSSLAAAQAYEAEQRQDLIEDARALARNIDNARNQGINLSDSQLLGEGQRQIQRGLREAYLIDSTAEIRARGDRSYLFDYEKPTGAQLAAATDQGLLVIEDWPNNEFRALVPMQSFLDRYLYVSRDVDGKILSLLDETTETVRLYQQLESDRGRLLFEFGLLYLGFAVILILAAVWLGLWFAERLSGPVGRLTGAAQQVGAGNLNVQVREEDGDDEIAMLGRYFNQMTKQLQGQRETLLDNTRQIERRRRLFDSVLSSVTSGVVGLDPEGRVTFVNRSAMRLLDWDEEQQSVALSVAVPEFGPLFETISAKQGDTAQEEIKVSRQGAMENLLVRMATRRTGDGRLEGYVVAFDDVTDLVSAQRMAAWGDVAQRIAHEIKNPLTPIQLSAERIRRKFAPKLGDDSDSLEQMTGVIIRQTGDLRRIVDEFSKFARMPEPETSEHNLTQLVKDAVFLQQSGQPEVKIISDLGEGVVMADIDATMISQALNNLIKNAGEAIESLRKNGTPENLKPQIRVTLQHSAASATLTIADNGIGLPEDRARLFEPYVTTRSEGTGLGLPIVKKIIEEHGGTLTLDNAPVFEGQDHFGAMAVISLPLVPSPQPANRVETADE from the coding sequence GTGGCAACCCGGTCACATAAATTCAGCTTGGAGCGTTTAGGCCGTTTGCGGCGCCTGAAACGTGTGCGCAACTTGTCAACGTTGGGGCTTGTCGTGCTGGGGCCGGTGCTGGCCATGGCGACCTACCTTGCCTTGGGTCCATTGGGGCAGGGTGCCAATACGCTTTCGCTGCGGTTGGTCTTGCTGACGGATCTGGTTTACGTCCTGTTGGTGGCGGCCCTTGTGTTGTCGCAAGTGGCCCGCCTGATTGCTGCGCGGCGCGCGAAATCCGCCGGTTCCCGTCTGCATTTGCGACTGACGGGGGTGTTCGCGCTGATGGCCCTGATCCCGACAGTGACGGTTGCCGTTTTCGCCGGGCTGACGGTGAATGTGGGGCTTGAGGGTTGGTTTTCGGATCGTGTGCGCGGGGTTGTCGGGTCATCACTGGCGGCCGCGCAAGCGTATGAGGCAGAACAGCGTCAGGATCTCATCGAAGACGCCCGCGCCCTTGCACGCAACATCGACAACGCCCGAAATCAGGGCATTAACCTGAGCGACAGCCAGCTGTTGGGCGAAGGGCAGCGGCAAATCCAGCGCGGTCTGCGCGAGGCCTATCTGATTGACAGCACAGCGGAAATTCGCGCACGCGGCGACCGCTCCTATCTGTTTGATTATGAAAAACCGACTGGTGCTCAGTTAGCGGCGGCCACTGATCAGGGATTGTTGGTGATCGAGGACTGGCCCAATAACGAGTTCCGCGCCTTGGTGCCGATGCAGTCCTTTCTTGACCGCTATCTTTATGTCAGCCGCGATGTGGATGGCAAAATTCTGTCCTTGCTGGATGAAACAACCGAAACCGTGCGGTTATATCAACAGTTGGAATCAGATCGCGGTCGTTTGCTGTTTGAATTCGGCCTGCTGTACCTTGGTTTTGCGGTGATCCTGATCCTTGCTGCCGTATGGCTGGGCCTGTGGTTTGCTGAACGCCTGTCCGGTCCGGTCGGGCGGTTGACCGGTGCGGCGCAGCAGGTGGGGGCGGGCAATCTGAATGTGCAGGTGCGTGAAGAGGACGGCGACGATGAAATCGCGATGCTGGGCCGCTACTTTAACCAGATGACCAAGCAATTGCAGGGCCAGCGCGAGACACTGCTTGATAACACCCGCCAGATTGAGCGCCGCCGCCGCCTGTTTGATTCCGTGCTCAGTTCGGTCACATCCGGCGTGGTTGGACTTGATCCCGAGGGGCGGGTGACCTTTGTGAACCGCTCCGCGATGCGCCTGTTGGATTGGGACGAGGAACAGCAATCTGTCGCTCTTAGTGTGGCAGTGCCGGAATTCGGTCCGCTGTTTGAAACGATATCGGCCAAGCAGGGCGATACTGCACAGGAAGAGATCAAAGTGTCGCGTCAAGGCGCGATGGAAAACTTGCTGGTGCGCATGGCCACACGGCGCACGGGCGACGGACGGCTTGAAGGGTACGTTGTCGCCTTTGACGATGTGACCGATCTGGTCAGCGCACAGCGGATGGCCGCATGGGGTGATGTGGCCCAGCGGATTGCTCATGAAATCAAGAACCCGCTCACGCCGATCCAGCTTTCTGCCGAGCGGATCAGACGCAAGTTCGCCCCGAAACTGGGCGACGACAGTGACAGCCTTGAACAGATGACCGGTGTGATCATCCGACAGACCGGTGATTTGCGCCGGATCGTTGATGAATTCTCCAAATTTGCGCGGATGCCGGAACCCGAAACTTCTGAACACAATCTGACGCAACTGGTCAAGGACGCGGTGTTCTTGCAGCAATCAGGACAGCCCGAAGTCAAAATCATATCCGACCTTGGCGAGGGCGTCGTAATGGCCGATATCGATGCGACAATGATTTCTCAGGCCTTGAACAATCTGATTAAGAACGCCGGAGAAGCGATTGAATCTTTGCGAAAAAATGGCACACCTGAAAACCTGAAACCACAGATCCGGGTCACGCTGCAACATAGCGCCGCCAGCGCCACATTAACCATCGCAGACAACGGCATCGGCTTGCCCGAAGACCGCGCGCGTCTGTTTGAACCATATGTTACGACCCGCAGCGAAGGCACTGGCCTTGGCCTGCCTATCGTGAAAAAGATCATCGAGGAACACGGCGGCACGCTGACCCTCGACAATGCGCCCGTCTTTGAGGGCCAAGACCATTTCGGTGCGATGGCGGTGATTTCATTGCCCCTTGTACCGTCCCCCCAACCGGCAAACCGAGTGGAGACAGCAGATGAGTGA
- a CDS encoding CinA family protein, with protein sequence MSLAARILEACRAKGVMVTCAESCTGGMVAAALTDVAGSSAALERGFVTYSNAAKVEMLGVSPETLTAVGAVSEEVAVEMAAGALAHSHAQVAVSITGIAGPGGSDHKPEGRVCFATAAGDDVTVETQEFGALGRDNVRLAARDHALQLLLTALDKTP encoded by the coding sequence GTGTCTCTTGCCGCCCGCATTCTTGAGGCCTGCCGCGCCAAAGGCGTGATGGTCACCTGCGCCGAAAGCTGCACCGGCGGGATGGTTGCGGCTGCACTCACGGATGTGGCGGGATCATCAGCGGCGCTGGAGCGCGGTTTCGTTACCTATTCCAACGCGGCCAAGGTTGAAATGCTGGGGGTCTCCCCCGAAACGCTGACGGCAGTTGGCGCCGTTTCCGAAGAGGTTGCCGTTGAAATGGCCGCAGGTGCGCTGGCGCATTCGCATGCGCAGGTGGCTGTGTCGATCACGGGCATTGCCGGCCCTGGCGGGTCGGATCATAAACCTGAAGGGCGCGTGTGCTTTGCCACTGCCGCCGGTGACGATGTCACTGTCGAAACACAAGAGTTCGGTGCCCTCGGGCGCGACAATGTCCGTCTTGCGGCGCGCGATCACGCATTGCAGCTGCTGCTGACCGCGCTTGACAAAACGCCGTGA
- a CDS encoding phosphatidylglycerophosphatase A, producing MKLAQMIGTIMGVGYIRPAPGTWGSLVALPWAWLLHVIGGLPLLVLAIVVGFFKGWWATARMTAGQDDHDPSEIVVDEVIGQWIALLPLSYAAWSMEISILAMWPGWIAAFALFRLFDITKLGPIGWADRMNTPLGVMLDDVIAGLFAALGVLALAALYHGVL from the coding sequence ATGAAACTTGCGCAGATGATCGGTACCATTATGGGGGTGGGATATATCCGCCCTGCACCGGGCACTTGGGGATCGCTGGTCGCCCTGCCCTGGGCGTGGTTGTTGCATGTGATTGGCGGGCTGCCCTTGTTGGTGCTGGCGATTGTTGTCGGATTTTTCAAAGGCTGGTGGGCCACGGCCCGAATGACCGCCGGTCAGGACGATCACGACCCGTCAGAGATTGTCGTGGATGAGGTCATCGGCCAGTGGATCGCACTTTTGCCGCTGAGCTACGCGGCATGGTCGATGGAGATTTCCATCCTCGCCATGTGGCCGGGCTGGATTGCTGCGTTTGCGCTGTTCCGCTTGTTTGACATCACCAAATTGGGACCCATCGGGTGGGCTGACCGGATGAATACGCCACTTGGCGTGATGCTGGATGATGTAATCGCCGGCCTGTTCGCAGCACTTGGCGTGTTGGCGCTGGCGGCGCTGTACCACGGGGTGTTGTAG
- a CDS encoding MmgE/PrpD family protein — MSGITEQLIEFTRISVPRDATAMMRLSLFDWAACGIAGARETEFDAFVKAQLALHHGSHLTFGGATTSAPTAALINGTLSHALDYDDTHFAHIGHPSVAVLPAVLALAEQENVDLEVLTQAATIGVEASIAVGLWLGRDHYQVGYHQTATAGAFGAALAACRLLALPPAQTRHALGLCASMASGIKAQFGTMAKPLNAGLAARTGVEAALWSQTGMTAAQDGLAGSLGFGPTHHGQGADVMLPLSDWRINSISHKFHACCHGLHAMLEALRDVQAPPDQITAIHIRTHPRWMSVCNITAPQTGLAAKFSYRQTAAMSLLGHDTGAIGNFTDALANDGHVVALRDRVHVTEDARLNETQSEVSITLADGSTERLRHDLMTPMPLETRAQKLRGKGAALLGAERAETLWGAAQGQTLRGLLDQLVMS; from the coding sequence GTGAGTGGCATCACCGAACAGCTGATTGAATTTACACGCATATCAGTGCCGCGCGATGCGACGGCGATGATGCGGTTGTCGCTGTTTGACTGGGCCGCTTGCGGCATTGCTGGCGCGCGGGAGACCGAATTCGACGCCTTTGTGAAAGCGCAACTGGCGCTGCATCACGGGTCCCACCTGACATTCGGCGGGGCCACCACATCCGCCCCGACGGCTGCGTTGATCAATGGCACCTTGTCCCATGCGCTTGATTATGACGATACGCATTTCGCCCATATCGGCCACCCTTCGGTTGCGGTGTTGCCGGCTGTTCTGGCCCTTGCCGAACAGGAAAACGTCGACCTCGAGGTTTTGACACAAGCTGCAACGATCGGTGTCGAAGCCTCCATCGCGGTGGGCTTGTGGTTAGGGCGCGATCACTATCAGGTCGGGTATCATCAGACTGCAACTGCCGGTGCTTTCGGGGCGGCTCTTGCGGCTTGTCGCTTGCTGGCGCTGCCTCCCGCGCAAACCCGTCATGCGCTTGGTCTGTGTGCCAGCATGGCCTCTGGCATCAAAGCGCAATTCGGGACCATGGCGAAACCTTTGAACGCCGGTCTGGCCGCGCGCACCGGCGTCGAAGCCGCACTTTGGTCGCAGACGGGTATGACGGCAGCACAGGATGGTTTGGCGGGGTCATTGGGGTTCGGGCCGACCCATCACGGGCAGGGGGCGGATGTCATGCTGCCCCTGTCCGATTGGCGCATCAATAGCATCAGCCACAAGTTTCACGCCTGTTGTCACGGGCTTCACGCGATGTTGGAGGCGCTGCGCGACGTTCAGGCACCACCTGACCAGATCACCGCGATCCATATTCGCACCCATCCGCGCTGGATGTCGGTCTGCAACATCACTGCACCGCAGACGGGGTTGGCGGCTAAGTTCAGCTATCGCCAGACGGCAGCAATGTCTTTGCTGGGGCATGATACCGGAGCGATCGGAAATTTTACAGATGCGTTGGCAAATGACGGGCATGTTGTGGCCCTGCGCGACCGCGTGCATGTCACCGAAGATGCGCGTCTAAACGAGACCCAGAGCGAGGTGTCGATCACGTTGGCGGATGGCAGCACCGAAAGGCTGCGTCACGATTTGATGACACCGATGCCACTGGAGACGCGGGCGCAAAAGCTGCGGGGCAAAGGGGCGGCATTACTGGGCGCGGAGCGCGCAGAAACCCTTTGGGGTGCCGCGCAAGGTCAGACCCTGCGCGGCCTTCTTGATCAGCTGGTGATGTCGTAA
- a CDS encoding two-component system sensor histidine kinase NtrB, with amino-acid sequence MSMDMQIWASLPIPALLIAPDDMIADINPAAEGFFNASAKAVIGVPVWDLVAVDYPLEDAFERARASSTALFVNDVDVGSGQRAPQKSALQVAPLQGLSGHMLMMISPRELSGRMTQNHSVKSAAKSAIGMAEMLAHEIKNPLAGITGAAQLLSMNLDADELELTDLIVAESRRIVKLLGQVEQFGNLTAPVRKPVNLHDVLDRARRSALLGFGSQMKIIEDYDPSLPMALGDKDQLVQVVLNLLKNASEAAGEAGGTIRLHSYFEHSFRMRRADGTGHLLPLQIEVIDDGPGLPEHIKGDIFDPFVSGRENGTGLGLALVSKIVSEHGGWISVDSVPGQTVFRISLPRAHATDFTPPEESS; translated from the coding sequence ATGAGTATGGACATGCAAATCTGGGCCTCCCTGCCGATACCGGCGCTGCTGATTGCGCCCGATGATATGATCGCAGACATCAATCCTGCGGCAGAAGGTTTCTTTAACGCCTCTGCCAAGGCCGTCATTGGCGTGCCGGTTTGGGATCTGGTGGCAGTGGATTATCCGTTGGAAGACGCCTTTGAGCGGGCCCGCGCCAGCAGCACCGCCTTGTTTGTCAACGACGTGGATGTGGGCAGCGGACAGCGTGCGCCGCAAAAATCCGCGCTGCAAGTGGCACCGTTGCAAGGGCTGTCGGGGCATATGCTGATGATGATCTCGCCGCGTGAGCTTTCGGGTCGGATGACCCAGAACCATTCGGTGAAATCGGCGGCCAAATCGGCGATTGGCATGGCAGAAATGCTCGCCCATGAGATAAAGAACCCGCTTGCAGGGATCACCGGCGCGGCACAATTGCTGTCGATGAACCTTGACGCTGACGAGCTTGAGTTGACCGACCTGATCGTCGCGGAATCGCGCCGGATTGTGAAGTTGTTGGGACAGGTCGAGCAATTCGGCAATTTGACAGCGCCCGTGCGCAAACCTGTGAACCTGCATGATGTGCTGGACCGTGCGCGACGGTCGGCGCTGTTGGGATTTGGGTCGCAGATGAAGATCATCGAGGATTACGATCCTTCACTGCCGATGGCCCTTGGTGACAAGGATCAACTGGTGCAGGTGGTGCTGAACCTGCTGAAAAATGCCTCCGAAGCGGCTGGAGAGGCGGGCGGGACCATCCGGCTGCACAGTTATTTCGAACATTCCTTTCGGATGCGCCGCGCCGATGGGACCGGCCATTTGCTGCCCTTGCAGATCGAAGTGATCGACGACGGGCCGGGCCTGCCTGAACACATCAAGGGCGACATCTTTGATCCGTTTGTATCGGGGCGCGAAAACGGCACGGGCCTCGGACTCGCGCTTGTCAGCAAGATTGTGTCGGAACATGGCGGCTGGATCTCGGTCGACTCTGTGCCCGGCCAGACAGTGTTTCGCATATCGCTGCCCCGCGCCCATGCTACAGATTTTACCCCCCCAGAGGAGAGCTCCTAA
- the dusB gene encoding tRNA dihydrouridine synthase DusB, which produces MAGITDLPTRTLVARFGAGLVVSEMIASHELLSKSPGTREKAELGIGVEGTSVQIAGREAAPMAEAARMIADQGARIIDINMGCPAKKVTQGLSGSALMKTPDHALRLIEAVVNAVDVPVTLKTRLGWDDEMLNAPIIAKRAEAAGIQMITIHGRTRCQFYKGHANWRAIARVKEAVHVPVIANGDITSTAAARMALAHSKADGVMIGRGAQGKPWLLAEVAHALYGTPAPVIPQGAAFGAMVQDHYDEIQRFYDPKLGPRVARKHLGWYMDTCETPPDLRRALLTCSDPAEVRNLIAQAMFYTPAQVAA; this is translated from the coding sequence ATGGCCGGAATCACCGACCTGCCGACGCGCACATTGGTGGCGCGGTTCGGGGCAGGGTTGGTGGTGTCGGAAATGATCGCCAGTCACGAACTGCTGAGTAAAAGCCCGGGCACCCGTGAAAAGGCCGAACTTGGCATCGGAGTTGAAGGCACCTCGGTCCAGATCGCGGGGCGTGAAGCCGCCCCGATGGCCGAAGCGGCGCGGATGATTGCGGATCAGGGCGCGCGGATCATCGATATCAATATGGGGTGCCCCGCTAAAAAGGTAACGCAGGGATTGTCCGGTTCGGCGCTGATGAAAACGCCCGATCACGCGCTGCGCCTGATCGAAGCGGTGGTGAATGCCGTCGACGTGCCGGTAACGCTGAAAACCCGACTGGGATGGGACGACGAGATGTTGAATGCGCCGATCATTGCCAAACGCGCCGAAGCCGCCGGCATTCAGATGATCACGATCCATGGCCGCACCCGCTGCCAGTTTTACAAAGGACACGCCAACTGGCGGGCCATCGCGCGGGTCAAAGAGGCGGTGCATGTTCCGGTGATCGCCAATGGTGACATTACATCGACCGCAGCGGCGCGGATGGCGCTTGCGCACTCGAAGGCTGATGGCGTGATGATCGGGCGTGGTGCGCAGGGCAAACCGTGGTTGCTGGCCGAGGTCGCCCATGCCCTTTACGGCACACCCGCACCGGTCATTCCCCAAGGCGCAGCCTTTGGCGCTATGGTGCAAGATCACTATGACGAGATTCAGCGGTTCTATGATCCGAAACTGGGGCCACGGGTCGCGCGCAAACATCTGGGCTGGTACATGGACACCTGTGAAACCCCACCCGATCTGCGCCGCGCCCTGCTGACCTGTTCAGACCCTGCGGAAGTTCGCAATCTGATCGCTCAGGCGATGTTTTATACACCTGCGCAGGTGGCAGCATGA
- a CDS encoding ammonium transporter produces the protein MNAADTAWIMTATALVLLMTLPGLALFYGGLVRSRNVLSVFMHCYAIACLMSVLWFLAGYSIAFGPGESGFWGGLDKIGLNGVTVDSLSGTLPEILFFAFQMTFAIITPALIVGCYVERISFGFMLLFSGLWMLLCYAPVVHWVWGGGMLADGGIFGEVGVRDFAGGIVVHETAGLAAIVLAVMLGARKDHSKPPHNPGLVMIGAALLWVGWFGFNGGSQLAADGGAAMAITVTHISAATASLTWALWERVKFGKSSLVGIVTGTIAGLASITPASGFVGPWAALLIGAVAGILCQEAVVIMRNKLKVDDTLDVFAVHGVGGIFGTIMIAALGAGSWAAQLGSLAIVGVFTVVVTVALVLICRAVLPIRVDHETEVNGLDLSVHGERAYDITS, from the coding sequence ATGAACGCCGCTGATACAGCATGGATCATGACCGCCACTGCGCTGGTTTTATTGATGACTTTACCGGGGCTTGCCCTGTTTTATGGCGGGCTGGTCCGGTCGCGCAACGTATTGAGCGTGTTCATGCATTGTTATGCAATCGCCTGTTTGATGTCCGTTTTGTGGTTTCTGGCTGGGTATTCTATTGCCTTTGGTCCCGGTGAAAGCGGTTTTTGGGGCGGTTTGGACAAGATCGGGTTGAACGGGGTTACTGTCGACAGTCTCAGCGGCACCTTGCCGGAAATCCTGTTCTTTGCCTTTCAGATGACATTCGCCATCATCACACCGGCGCTGATCGTGGGGTGTTATGTGGAACGGATCAGCTTTGGTTTCATGTTGTTGTTCTCCGGCCTGTGGATGCTGCTGTGTTACGCGCCTGTCGTGCATTGGGTCTGGGGCGGCGGCATGCTGGCCGACGGCGGGATCTTTGGCGAGGTCGGCGTGCGAGATTTCGCGGGCGGCATCGTGGTGCATGAAACTGCCGGTCTGGCCGCGATTGTCCTGGCTGTGATGCTGGGTGCGCGCAAGGATCACAGTAAACCTCCCCATAACCCCGGTCTGGTGATGATTGGTGCAGCGCTGTTGTGGGTCGGTTGGTTCGGCTTTAACGGCGGCTCGCAACTGGCCGCGGACGGCGGCGCAGCGATGGCGATTACCGTCACACATATTTCAGCCGCGACTGCATCGTTGACATGGGCGTTGTGGGAACGGGTCAAGTTCGGGAAATCCTCGCTTGTCGGCATCGTGACCGGCACGATTGCGGGGCTGGCGTCCATCACACCGGCATCGGGTTTTGTCGGCCCATGGGCCGCCCTGCTGATCGGTGCTGTCGCCGGCATCCTGTGTCAGGAAGCGGTGGTCATCATGCGCAACAAACTCAAAGTCGACGATACGCTTGATGTGTTTGCGGTGCACGGCGTTGGCGGCATTTTCGGCACAATCATGATCGCAGCCCTTGGCGCCGGTTCATGGGCCGCACAGCTAGGATCGCTAGCCATCGTGGGTGTATTCACTGTCGTGGTCACGGTTGCGCTGGTGCTGATTTGCCGCGCGGTCCTGCCGATCCGTGTGGATCACGAAACAGAGGTGAACGGTCTGGACCTATCCGTGCATGGTGAACGGGCTTACGACATCACCAGCTGA